In the genome of Bradyrhizobium arachidis, one region contains:
- a CDS encoding PAS domain-containing sensor histidine kinase, with protein MSVSGPDFEDMVNNAPCGYVTLHPNGRIEHVNPTLLAWSGHPADQMVGKRFTDFLTMPGRIYYETHIAPLLRMQGFFNEFAIDMVTAAGEPLHMIANANERRDADEKLLLIRLALIKATDRRRYEQELLAGRELAIAAERATQEVLLLEHETSELREQFIAVLGHDLRNPLASISAGARLLGRTVQNEKEQQIVAMMQTTVMRMASMIDNVLDFARGRLGGGITLEYDAKGPLEPDLAQVIDELRLASPGRVIEFEFAVDGPVNCDRIRIGQLLSNLLGNAVTHGTANKPITVHAETRNGLFELWVANAGEAIPQTVMDKLFEPFFRGKARASKQGLGLGLYIASQIAKAHGGALTVASTPAETRFSFSMPLA; from the coding sequence GTGAGCGTCTCCGGTCCAGACTTCGAGGACATGGTCAACAACGCCCCGTGCGGGTACGTCACCCTGCACCCGAACGGCCGCATTGAGCATGTCAACCCGACCCTGCTGGCGTGGAGCGGGCACCCGGCAGACCAGATGGTCGGCAAGCGTTTCACCGATTTCCTGACCATGCCAGGCCGCATCTACTACGAAACTCATATCGCGCCGCTGCTGCGGATGCAGGGCTTCTTCAACGAATTCGCTATCGACATGGTGACCGCTGCCGGTGAGCCGCTCCACATGATCGCCAACGCGAACGAGCGCCGCGATGCGGATGAAAAGCTGCTGCTGATCCGTCTTGCGTTGATCAAGGCGACCGACCGACGGCGCTACGAACAGGAGCTCCTCGCCGGCCGAGAATTGGCCATTGCTGCCGAAAGGGCGACGCAAGAAGTGCTGCTGCTCGAGCACGAAACCTCCGAACTGCGGGAACAGTTCATCGCCGTACTTGGTCACGATCTTCGCAATCCTCTCGCCTCCATCAGCGCCGGCGCGAGACTTCTCGGCCGTACCGTGCAGAATGAGAAGGAGCAGCAGATCGTCGCCATGATGCAGACGACGGTCATGCGCATGGCCTCGATGATCGACAACGTCCTCGACTTTGCACGCGGTCGTCTGGGCGGCGGCATTACCCTGGAATACGATGCGAAAGGACCGCTGGAGCCCGACCTTGCCCAGGTGATCGACGAACTGAGGCTGGCTTCGCCCGGTCGCGTCATCGAATTCGAGTTTGCCGTCGACGGGCCGGTAAACTGCGATCGCATCCGCATCGGCCAGCTCCTTTCCAACCTGCTCGGCAACGCCGTGACGCATGGCACGGCCAACAAGCCCATCACCGTTCACGCCGAGACGCGAAATGGATTGTTCGAGCTCTGGGTCGCCAATGCCGGTGAGGCTATTCCGCAAACGGTGATGGACAAGCTGTTCGAACCGTTCTTCCGCGGCAAGGCCCGTGCGAGCAAGCAAGGGCTTGGACTTGGGCTGTACATCGCCTCGCAGATCGCAAAGGCGCATGGGGGCGCATTGACCGTCGCATCGACACCCGCGGAGACCCGCTTTAGTTTCTCAATGCCGCTGGCGTAA
- a CDS encoding dipeptidase, with the protein MTPIRTFDGHNDALLRLLRSTSVDPVGEFLAGGPKGHIDLPKAAAGHFVGGFFALYSPSVAAPTDFNNMTGESYALDMPPRLTLGEAQPPIFAMIATLMRVIRRSNGRVALCTTSSDIEAAIDRQSLAVILHLEGADAIDEDLHLLEVAAGRRLVQACNELKIMVDLSHITEKGFFDVARLSKAPLVATHSNAHALCPSPRNLTDRQLAAIRDSGGMLGLNFATCFLRSDGQMRPDTPIDLMVRQLDYLLEKLGEDHVGLGSDFDGAIVPEEIGSAAGLGALYAALEGHGYSRELLTKIGSTNWIDVIRRTIG; encoded by the coding sequence ATGACTCCGATCAGGACGTTTGATGGTCACAATGACGCCCTCCTGCGGCTATTGAGATCGACGTCTGTTGATCCGGTCGGAGAATTTCTCGCTGGCGGACCCAAGGGTCACATCGACCTGCCAAAGGCGGCAGCGGGGCATTTTGTCGGCGGCTTCTTTGCACTCTATTCGCCCTCGGTGGCGGCCCCAACCGACTTCAACAACATGACGGGAGAAAGTTACGCTCTCGACATGCCACCCCGATTGACGCTGGGCGAAGCCCAGCCTCCAATTTTCGCGATGATTGCCACGTTGATGCGTGTCATCCGCAGATCGAACGGACGGGTCGCGCTTTGCACGACATCGTCCGACATTGAAGCGGCGATCGATCGCCAGTCACTCGCCGTGATCCTTCATCTCGAGGGCGCAGATGCGATCGACGAGGATTTGCATCTGCTTGAGGTTGCAGCCGGCAGGCGCCTTGTTCAGGCCTGTAACGAGCTGAAGATTATGGTCGACCTCTCGCACATCACCGAAAAGGGATTCTTCGACGTCGCACGACTCTCGAAGGCTCCACTTGTCGCGACCCACTCCAATGCCCACGCCCTTTGCCCGTCTCCACGCAATCTCACTGACCGCCAGCTTGCCGCCATTCGCGACAGCGGAGGCATGCTAGGCTTGAACTTTGCGACCTGCTTCCTGCGCAGCGACGGGCAGATGCGCCCCGATACGCCGATCGACCTCATGGTTCGCCAACTTGATTATCTGCTCGAGAAGCTCGGCGAGGACCACGTCGGACTGGGGTCCGACTTCGACGGCGCCATCGTCCCCGAAGAAATCGGCTCCGCGGCAGGACTTGGGGCACTCTATGCGGCCCTCGAAGGACACGGTTACTCGCGCGAGCTCCTGACCAAGATCGGCTCGACGAACTGGATCGACGTGATCAGGAGAACGATCGGGTGA
- a CDS encoding transglutaminase-like domain-containing protein → MNILVGYEMIYDFPQHTPMIMVLGVNFSRASDVVVPDYLTTTPSVAIVPYRDGFGNWCSRIVAPAGRMRLAADGIVRDTGLPDVVVPSATQHAVEDLPAETIVYLLGSRYCETDHLSDVAWKLFGKVSPGWARVQAICDFVHNHIQFGYEHARATKTARDVFNEGKGVCRDFAHLAITFCRCMNIPARYCTGYLGDIGMPPPYAPGDFAGWFEAYIGGRWYTFDPRNNVPRIGRVLIAQGRDAADVPITQTFGPNTLVSFKVWTDEIHS, encoded by the coding sequence GTGAATATCCTGGTCGGCTATGAGATGATCTACGACTTTCCGCAGCACACACCCATGATCATGGTCCTGGGCGTTAATTTCTCTCGGGCATCGGACGTCGTCGTGCCCGATTATCTGACCACCACGCCCTCCGTTGCGATCGTCCCCTATCGTGACGGCTTCGGTAATTGGTGCAGCCGCATCGTTGCTCCAGCCGGTCGAATGCGCCTGGCGGCTGACGGGATCGTTCGCGACACCGGCTTGCCGGACGTCGTTGTGCCCTCGGCTACCCAACACGCGGTCGAGGACTTGCCGGCAGAGACGATCGTATATTTGCTCGGCAGCCGCTATTGCGAAACCGATCATCTGTCCGATGTCGCGTGGAAACTTTTCGGGAAGGTCTCGCCCGGATGGGCCCGTGTTCAGGCGATCTGTGATTTCGTTCACAATCACATTCAATTCGGCTACGAACACGCGCGCGCAACCAAGACGGCCCGGGACGTCTTCAACGAAGGCAAGGGCGTTTGCCGAGACTTCGCGCATCTGGCCATCACGTTCTGTCGCTGCATGAACATTCCCGCCAGATACTGCACTGGCTATCTCGGCGACATCGGCATGCCTCCCCCCTACGCCCCAGGAGACTTCGCGGGATGGTTCGAAGCCTACATCGGCGGACGTTGGTACACATTCGATCCACGCAACAACGTCCCCCGGATTGGACGTGTTCTGATCGCTCAAGGACGTGACGCGGCCGACGTGCCGATTACCCAGACGTTTGGCCCTAACACCTTGGTCAGCTTCAAGGTGTGGACCGACGAGATCCATTCGTGA
- a CDS encoding alpha/beta fold hydrolase, translating into MANVTERNNVHVRGAGDRAMVFAHGFGCDQNMWRFVAPAFERDFRTVLFDHVGAGGSDLSAYDWAKYSTLSGYADDVVEIGAELGLKDCVFVGHSVSSMIGVLAARQAPGMFGKLVLIGPSARYIDDEGYVGGFSAEQIGELLALLEFNHMGWSTQIAPMIMGNPDRPELGQELTNSFCRTDPDIAKAFARVTFTSDNRKDLAEVSVPVLVLQCKEDIIASQEVGDFVARSIPGGRMIVLNATGHCPNLSAPDEVIAAIRAFVS; encoded by the coding sequence ATGGCAAATGTAACCGAACGGAATAACGTTCACGTTCGTGGCGCGGGCGACCGGGCGATGGTCTTCGCCCACGGCTTCGGGTGCGATCAGAACATGTGGCGGTTCGTGGCTCCGGCGTTTGAAAGGGACTTCAGGACGGTTCTATTCGACCACGTCGGCGCCGGCGGATCCGATCTGTCGGCCTATGACTGGGCCAAGTATTCAACCTTATCCGGTTACGCCGACGACGTGGTCGAAATCGGCGCCGAGCTAGGTTTGAAGGATTGCGTCTTCGTCGGGCATTCCGTCAGCAGCATGATCGGCGTGCTGGCGGCGCGACAAGCGCCAGGCATGTTCGGCAAGCTCGTGCTCATCGGCCCTTCAGCCCGCTACATCGACGACGAAGGATATGTTGGCGGGTTCAGTGCCGAGCAGATCGGTGAATTGCTCGCGCTTCTCGAATTCAACCACATGGGTTGGTCAACACAGATTGCGCCGATGATCATGGGCAATCCCGACCGCCCGGAACTCGGTCAGGAGCTCACGAACAGCTTCTGCCGCACGGACCCCGATATTGCCAAAGCGTTCGCCCGTGTGACTTTCACCTCCGACAACCGCAAGGATCTCGCGGAAGTTTCCGTTCCAGTCCTCGTCCTCCAATGCAAGGAGGACATCATCGCCTCCCAGGAGGTCGGCGATTTCGTTGCCCGTAGTATCCCCGGCGGTCGAATGATCGTCCTGAACGCGACCGGGCATTGCCCGAACCTCAGTGCGCCCGACGAGGTCATCGCGGCGATTCGAGCCTTCGTCTCGTGA
- a CDS encoding AI-2E family transporter: protein MEKSVVVSLSKLPHEPPWSPGQNVGVPEPAASPPQAADDIEMPLPSSPQTFFLDSLLTLAVLAAMHVASSIILPVVLAFVLQLILHPVVHLLERIGLPRAIGALLAILVVVGALVGFVAALSLPAATWAEKLPEGLPRLETHLVVLKRPIEALQKVIQQAEHVADAPEKKGAIVSVRSDLGLTGALFAGTRAVIDGLFTTVLVLYFLLVAGDVFLRRIVEVLPSFRDKRQAVDISQHIEADISAYLLTITAMNAAVGIATAVAMYFCGLGDPLLWGAKAFLLNYVPILGPLLGTVIFLLAGMLSFDSLWWALLPPALYFCIHLAEGETLTPMLLARRFTLNPVLVILSLVFWFWMWGVPGAILAVPMLAILKIVSDRVRPLRALGHVLEG from the coding sequence ATGGAGAAAAGCGTCGTGGTCTCGCTGTCAAAGTTGCCGCATGAGCCCCCCTGGTCCCCGGGGCAGAATGTCGGCGTACCGGAACCGGCTGCCTCGCCACCGCAGGCGGCCGACGATATCGAAATGCCGCTGCCGTCCAGCCCGCAGACGTTCTTTCTCGATAGTCTGCTAACACTGGCCGTGCTGGCAGCCATGCATGTGGCAAGCTCGATCATATTGCCCGTGGTGCTCGCCTTCGTGCTGCAGCTCATTCTGCACCCCGTCGTGCATCTGCTCGAGCGTATAGGTCTCCCCCGTGCCATCGGAGCGCTCTTGGCGATCCTGGTGGTGGTGGGAGCGCTCGTGGGGTTTGTGGCAGCCTTGTCGCTACCTGCCGCGACCTGGGCGGAGAAATTGCCGGAGGGCCTGCCTCGCCTCGAAACTCACTTGGTCGTTCTAAAGCGCCCGATCGAAGCGCTGCAGAAAGTCATCCAGCAGGCCGAGCACGTCGCCGACGCTCCCGAGAAGAAAGGAGCCATCGTTTCGGTCCGCAGCGATCTCGGCCTGACCGGCGCGCTCTTCGCTGGAACGCGGGCTGTCATCGACGGCCTTTTTACCACGGTTCTGGTGCTCTACTTTCTCCTGGTCGCAGGCGACGTTTTTCTGCGACGTATCGTCGAGGTCCTCCCAAGTTTTCGCGACAAGAGGCAGGCGGTGGACATCTCCCAGCACATCGAAGCGGACATATCTGCCTATCTGCTTACAATCACCGCCATGAATGCTGCAGTGGGAATTGCAACGGCGGTTGCGATGTATTTCTGCGGGCTTGGAGACCCGCTGTTGTGGGGAGCCAAGGCCTTCCTGCTCAACTACGTTCCAATTCTGGGCCCACTGTTAGGCACCGTCATCTTCCTGCTGGCCGGAATGTTGAGCTTCGACAGCTTGTGGTGGGCCTTGCTGCCGCCGGCCCTCTACTTCTGCATCCACCTCGCCGAAGGCGAAACCCTGACGCCCATGTTGCTTGCCCGACGCTTCACGCTGAACCCGGTGCTGGTCATCCTGTCGCTGGTGTTCTGGTTCTGGATGTGGGGCGTGCCTGGCGCGATCCTGGCTGTTCCGATGCTGGCCATCCTCAAGATCGTCAGCGATCGCGTGCGTCCGCTAAGAGCTTTGGGCCACGTCCTCGAAGGCTAG
- a CDS encoding Crp/Fnr family transcriptional regulator: MAKPSKDTFDPQHFLGKVGAGKAILTFRKNQHVFQQGDAADSVFYIQSGKVKLTVVSEQGKEAVVAILEPGQFFGEGCMNGHPLRIATTTAMEDCVITSITKEAMMSAIREEPKFSQLFISYLLTRNSRIEEDLIDQLFNSSERRLARLLLLLANFGKEGSPQPISASINQETLAEMIGTTRSRVSYFMNKFRKLGLISYNGHIEVHNSLLSAVLHEKPVLRERD; the protein is encoded by the coding sequence GTGGCGAAGCCGTCCAAGGACACGTTCGATCCCCAACATTTTCTCGGCAAGGTGGGCGCCGGCAAAGCCATTCTGACGTTTCGCAAGAACCAGCATGTGTTTCAGCAGGGCGACGCTGCTGACTCGGTGTTCTACATTCAAAGCGGCAAGGTCAAGCTGACGGTCGTTTCGGAGCAGGGCAAGGAGGCAGTCGTCGCCATTCTCGAGCCCGGTCAGTTCTTCGGCGAGGGATGCATGAATGGTCATCCTCTGCGGATCGCGACGACAACGGCGATGGAAGATTGCGTCATCACGTCGATAACCAAAGAAGCGATGATGTCGGCTATCCGTGAAGAGCCGAAATTCTCCCAGCTGTTCATTTCGTATCTGTTGACCCGAAACAGCCGGATCGAGGAGGACCTGATCGACCAGCTATTCAATTCCAGCGAACGGAGGCTGGCTCGCCTGCTGTTGCTGCTCGCGAATTTCGGCAAGGAAGGCAGTCCGCAGCCGATCAGTGCGAGCATCAATCAGGAGACACTGGCTGAGATGATCGGGACCACGCGATCGCGGGTCAGCTATTTCATGAACAAATTTCGAAAGTTGGGGCTCATCAGCTATAATGGCCACATCGAGGTCCACAACTCGTTGTTGAGTGCGGTGTTGCACGAGAAGCCCGTGCTCAGAGAGCGCGACTAG
- a CDS encoding alpha/beta fold hydrolase: MALPRTRSLSLQSDYTAALRRHPALMAFAGAASLLGAMAIVNGRVAKKAERDNPPRGQFLEIDGVRLHYVERGNGRPLVLLHGNGSMIQDFESSGLIDLAANRFRVIVFDRPGFGHSSRPRNVIWTPEAQADLFRKALDRLSVQRAIVLGHSWGAAVALALATRHPSFVEALVLASGYYFPTVRADSAASSMSSIPGMGDAISHTISPIVSRLLRPSMLRKMFGPRPVPDKFVGFPKELALRPSQMRASAAEATLMIPAAFESSKSYDQLKMPTIIIAGDEDRLIDINKQSVRLHGEIAHSKLHRVAGAGHMIQQSATARLMAAIDEAAAATDIGGNAPHRFASA; encoded by the coding sequence ATGGCACTCCCGCGAACACGCTCCCTCTCGCTCCAGTCCGACTACACCGCTGCCTTGCGGCGACATCCTGCGCTTATGGCATTTGCCGGGGCGGCTTCCCTCCTCGGGGCCATGGCGATCGTAAATGGGCGAGTCGCCAAGAAAGCGGAACGCGATAACCCGCCTCGCGGGCAGTTCTTGGAGATCGATGGCGTCCGACTGCACTACGTGGAACGCGGCAACGGCCGTCCGCTTGTGCTCCTGCACGGCAACGGCAGCATGATCCAGGATTTTGAATCCAGCGGCTTGATCGACCTGGCGGCCAACCGGTTTCGGGTGATCGTATTCGACCGCCCCGGATTCGGACACAGCTCGCGGCCGCGGAACGTGATATGGACCCCGGAAGCCCAGGCCGATCTGTTCAGAAAGGCGCTTGATCGGCTGAGCGTTCAGCGGGCGATCGTGCTTGGACATTCATGGGGTGCGGCGGTCGCTCTTGCGCTGGCGACAAGACATCCGTCATTTGTCGAAGCTTTGGTGCTCGCATCAGGCTACTATTTTCCAACCGTTCGTGCTGACTCGGCGGCATCTTCGATGTCTTCGATACCCGGGATGGGCGATGCGATCAGTCACACGATCTCGCCGATCGTCAGCCGCCTCTTGCGGCCTTCCATGTTGCGAAAGATGTTCGGTCCGCGGCCAGTCCCTGACAAGTTCGTCGGCTTCCCCAAGGAGCTGGCGTTGCGACCGTCACAGATGCGTGCCAGCGCGGCGGAGGCAACGTTGATGATCCCCGCTGCATTCGAGTCGTCGAAGAGCTACGATCAACTCAAGATGCCCACCATCATCATCGCCGGCGATGAGGATCGCCTCATCGATATCAACAAGCAATCGGTCAGACTTCACGGCGAAATCGCTCACAGCAAGCTGCACCGCGTCGCTGGGGCAGGGCACATGATCCAACAGTCTGCCACGGCTCGGTTGATGGCGGCCATCGATGAAGCCGCTGCTGCGACCGACATTGGCGGGAATGCACCGCACCGGTTCGCGAGCGCCTAG
- a CDS encoding DUF1488 domain-containing protein yields MIEFPNHSRSYDRTRRAVRFWGHDSAIEASFFIEEEALKRIQPDTCYDESSLLHAFDSNRDLICAAAAKVYVRGTRGSYDLVAGNF; encoded by the coding sequence ATGATCGAGTTTCCAAACCATAGCCGTTCATACGACCGCACGCGGCGTGCCGTGCGATTCTGGGGACACGATAGCGCCATTGAGGCATCGTTTTTTATCGAAGAAGAAGCGCTGAAGCGAATTCAACCCGATACCTGCTACGACGAGTCGAGCCTTCTCCACGCGTTCGATTCCAATCGGGACTTGATATGCGCCGCCGCCGCCAAGGTGTACGTTCGCGGTACCAGGGGCTCTTACGATCTCGTCGCCGGCAATTTTTGA
- a CDS encoding response regulator, translating into MTFGPSRIPVFVLVVEDEMVLRRRAVGMVEDAGYTPLEALDTDEALAILSSRSDIALVCADIQLPGSMDGIGLAHTVRSRWPAIDVILMSEQLNPPSIDLPPCSEFYGKPLQAWQIKAGIRRMIGHARGAL; encoded by the coding sequence ATGACGTTCGGTCCATCACGCATTCCAGTCTTCGTTCTCGTCGTAGAAGACGAGATGGTGCTCCGCAGGCGCGCAGTTGGCATGGTGGAAGACGCCGGCTACACGCCGTTGGAAGCGCTGGATACCGACGAAGCCCTCGCAATCCTGAGCTCCAGATCCGACATCGCGCTCGTTTGCGCCGACATCCAGCTGCCGGGCAGCATGGACGGCATAGGCCTTGCGCACACCGTGCGTAGTCGGTGGCCGGCGATCGACGTCATCCTGATGTCCGAGCAATTGAACCCGCCGAGCATCGATCTTCCCCCTTGCAGCGAGTTCTATGGTAAGCCGCTCCAGGCTTGGCAGATCAAAGCTGGGATTCGTAGGATGATTGGCCACGCCCGAGGCGCGTTATAG